The Yamadazyma tenuis chromosome 2, complete sequence sequence TCCTTAATAAGCTTATAAAGCTTTAAATCGAAGGGTTCACCGAACATGGCGTGAGCCACGAAACCCTTCTCAAAGAATGTCGATGGACGAATTCCCTTGGTTCTGTCAATAACTTGAGTTGGCAATACGAAATCTCTGGGTTTGATTTCTTGTCTCAAAGATCCCACGGCAGAGAAAGCGACTATAGCCTTAACACCAAGTGACTTTAAGGCAGCCATGTTAGCCCGGCTGGGAACGTCTGTAGGCAAAAGATCATGATGTTGGCCGTGTCTAGCCAAGAAGGCCACGGGGAAGCCATCAGCCATTTCACTAATGGTGATGGGAGAAGAAGGGAAGCCCCAAGGCGTAGAAACGGTCAACCTGGCCACTGGCTTTAAGTTGGGCAAATCATACAAGCCCGTACCACCAATAATAGCCAACTCAACTGGTTTGGAGTATGAGTGAGGTAATTGGGATAATTCAGACATAAGTTTAGGGAATACTTTCTTGACCATTTGAATTCAAGAatcaatttttcatttgtaATAAACATGCGCACGAGTCGTGCTAACCGTTCGCGAAAAAGCGTCCACAGTTTTTCTTCCTTCACTCAAAGGTCATAGGAACAACCTCAAATACACTACGCATAATGTATAAGAGTGGCGTCAAAGCGTTGGTGCGCAATGCCTCCAAGAGAAGACCAGGATTGTCCCAGCTTCGAGCCCAAAGAGATACTTTCAAACCCCCACAGCTGgtggcttcttcttccacatcCTCGCCTCCGTTAAAATACGTATCAGTTAAGGAGTTCCCTAAAGCCCCTTCCCATGTGACGTCTATGGATACCAAGGACTTATTTGAAAGTGTCAACATAAGCATAGAGCCGGAAAAAGAAGATCTTTCGGTGAATTTTGAAATTCCTAGAAAGTTCAGCAAGCAGTACCAGTCATCCATATTAAATCAGAGAGACTTGGCTATGATGAAGCAGCTCGACGTGATGATGAACACAGACGACGACAAGGTTATTATGGAAAGCCAAATCATTTTGGGAAACCTCTATAGCGATAGAGACTCATTCTCCAGTTATATCCCCGAGCATCCACTCAAAAAGTCCTTGAGTGGCATGATAAACTTAAACCCTCATTTGAACGATATTGATGACGAATACTTGTGGGATTTGATTCCTCCAGATAAATTCTTTGGGTCTAAATTTTACGAGAAAGAGGGCACATTCAAAGAATGGGAGAAGGAAGTAATGGAGGAAAAGAACAAACTTATTGACCACTTGAAAGTGCACGAAGCCGAAATATCTGATTTTTTACAAAAATACGGGAAGaacaaaagcttcttgGAGAAGAGAAATGGGAGGCTCAGactcaacaagtctttgatcaaagctTACAAGCTTCTCAAATCCAAAAACTTGCACGTAAAGAAAATGGATGGAAATGATGGTGAAGACcttgagtttgaatttgttattgatgattttgacaTCAAGGATAACAAAAACTAGACCCATACTGTAGCATGATTTAATGACACCACTAACCTCACATACTGTAAATAGCAATTTCGGTATTTTCAGTGTATACACATACTTACCTATATAGTACTAAATGCATAATAATGCCATAATTGTTAATTTATTCTACAATGTTCAACACGACATTTTCGTAGCCAAACTTGCACTTGTTTTCCTCAAAGACCCGcttcaactcatccacATACAATTTGTGGTAGTGATCCAATAGTTCTTGCGGTACTTTGGATCTCTTGaatgacttcttcttgccGAATAAGTTTTGAAATGATTGCAGTCGTTTCATATGATTTTCTGTTCGTTCTTTTTCACGTTCTGGTTCATACTCCAGCTCGAATTCAGGATGGTCTCTTTTATAATCTTGCACCAAGTTCGGTGGTACATATATAGGCCTTCCGATACACACATTTATAGGATTTCTGTAAGGCAAGAATCCAAAATCGTATATGAAGATGCCTCGGGCACTGAAGAATGGAAGTGTGAAGGAAAAGTTCTTTTTGAGCCACTTCTGGAACGTGTCACCAATGGTTCCCGGTTTCGGCTGTATAATGTTGTAAATATCTGCCTCTCCAAACCCGAAAATTGGTACAAGACTGATGTTTCCAAGCTCAATAGCCAACTTCACAAATCCTTTCCTTTTGTTTAGCACCaatttgatttctttcGACACATTGCGTTCATTATTCTCCTTAATTATTTCGTCCTCCTGACTTTGTTTTTCTGCTAGTTTCTTGTATCCTATCCCAACGGTCGGATGGTTAGTCACTCCAGAGTTCAATAACGATTCCTGCGCTCCACCAACCACAATACAAACTGAGTTGTCACCATTGTTGATCAAGCTTTTGATGTTTACGGCTGATGCACTTGTCAACCCCAAACTCAACAAGTAATCTCTGTAGAATGGCAAAGTGAATTGGGTATTCAAGGTTAACGGGAAGATATTCCCAATGTTAGGGAGTAATGGTTTGTGCTTTGAAGGATCGTAGAACAAGAACCGAAGAAACCGTGCAGGAGGTTCAAACGCCTCATTACGGAGGATGTTCGTGGCAAACAATCCCATAACTCCCATAGATATAACTCCATGCGGATGGTACCCAAACACGTATCTAGGACCATTGGAAACCGTTCTATACTTGACATTATCGACTTTGTTCAAGCGCTTACCGAGCCCTAAGGACTGGAATACCTTGTCCACTatggtggtggagttttcgttgatcaaatcctcttcgtcgtcatcatcCAAATTGTCTTCGTCCTCAACCACCTCCGAGAAGGTGGGTTCAAATTCACAGGACTTGTGCACACGGATGGGAAAGTAATTAACAAACCATTCCCAAACTATTAGGTTCTTCACCCAGTTTCGGACTCTGTAATTGGCCTTTCCATTTGTAGGGGTATGTAAATCAAATCCGTACCACCAGATAAAATAAGGAAGTATGATTAGCAACCATGAGACCCACCCAAGATACACTAGAAACAAACACaaggtgaagaaaaacGGAATGGAAACAGTATGCCAAATGATTCCTATAGTCTCCAAACGTCTGCTCATGGGAATGTTCAATGGGGCGATATTCAAATATCTTTTACTTTTTCTGTTCCTGTTGAAATATAACTCTGATTTGCTTTTGGTCTCAGATGATTCTGTGGAGGAGCTAGAAATGGGTGTGGATGGTAGTGAGATAGGGGTGGCGGACAGGGTTGATTTCTCTCCCAGAGGCACATTCCGTTGCCGCAAAGACATTAGTTCTGATGGTGGATATCAAAATTTCAAATGTTCAAGGAGGAACCCCAATTTTTTGGTATGTGGGATTGATGAGGCAAATCTTACTAGATTGGGAAGTTTTTTTTGTATGTGTTTGCGCACACGCGGGACCAGTCTCGCACTAGCCTACCACCAATATATCATGAAGCGACGGttggatgatttggatCCTAATCACCAGAAAGCCTTCTACTTTCTTGAGCCCAAGGACTGTAGTATAAATGGCGATGTTCCGTTCTGTCGGCTCAACGCTGGTCTGGAAACGGTACTGGAAGTCGATACTCGATTTGCACTTTTCAAGACCCAGATGGA is a genomic window containing:
- the DGA1 gene encoding diacylglycerol O-acyltransferase 1 (COG:I; EggNog:ENOG503NX4Z; BUSCO:EOG09261G92), which codes for MSRRLETIGIIWHTVSIPFFFTLCLFLVYLGWVSWLLIILPYFIWWYGFDLHTPTNGKANYRVRNWVKNLIVWEWFVNYFPIRVHKSCEFEPTFSEVVEDEDNLDDDDEEDLINENSTTIVDKVFQSLGLGKRLNKVDNVKYRTVSNGPRYVFGYHPHGVISMGVMGLFATNILRNEAFEPPARFLRFLFYDPSKHKPLLPNIGNIFPLTLNTQFTLPFYRDYLLSLGLTSASAVNIKSLINNGDNSVCIVVGGAQESLLNSGVTNHPTVGIGYKKLAEKQSQEDEIIKENNERNVSKEIKLVLNKRKGFVKLAIELGNISLVPIFGFGEADIYNIIQPKPGTIGDTFQKWLKKNFSFTLPFFSARGIFIYDFGFLPYRNPINVCIGRPIYVPPNLVQDYKRDHPEFESEYEPEREKERTENHMKRSQSFQNLFGKKKSFKRSKVPQELLDHYHKLYVDELKRVFEENKCKFGYENVVLNIVE
- a CDS encoding uncharacterized protein (EggNog:ENOG503PWJE) gives rise to the protein MYKSGVKALVRNASKRRPGLSQLRAQRDTFKPPQSVASSSTSSPPLKYVSVKEFPKAPSHVTSMDTKDLFESVNISIEPEKEDLSVNFEIPRKFSKQYQSSILNQRDLAMMKQLDVMMNTDDDKVIMESQIILGNLYSDRDSFSSYIPEHPLKKSLSGMINLNPHLNDIDDEYLWDLIPPDKFFGSKFYEKEGTFKEWEKEVMEEKNKLIDHLKVHEAEISDFLQKYGKNKSFLEKRNGRLRLNKSLIKAYKLLKSKNLHVKKMDGNDGEDLEFEFVIDDFDIKDNKN